In Allomuricauda ruestringensis DSM 13258, the following proteins share a genomic window:
- a CDS encoding ComF family protein: MAKIINEINNILLPRVCFGCNAQLFRDEHVLCAVCRHDVPLTDYNYLEENAVDRIFYGRIPIKKAASFVFFSKNGLVKNLLHWLKYKNQEQIGGFFGDWCGAQLKESGQLDHIDAVVPVPLHPKKLKKRGYNQVALFAHTIAENLGAEYCDDWLIKVKNIKTQTKKGRQSRWESSKDAFDLNASYSGKFKHVLLVDDVITTGATIESCTQTLLQQKNIEVSVLSMAMVPEG; encoded by the coding sequence TTGGCTAAGATAATAAACGAGATTAACAACATCCTATTGCCAAGGGTATGTTTTGGATGTAATGCGCAATTATTCAGGGATGAACATGTTTTGTGTGCCGTTTGTCGACACGATGTGCCACTCACCGATTATAACTATCTGGAAGAAAATGCCGTGGACCGTATATTTTATGGTAGAATTCCGATAAAAAAAGCTGCCTCGTTCGTTTTCTTCTCAAAAAATGGATTGGTAAAAAATTTATTACACTGGCTCAAATACAAAAACCAAGAACAGATTGGAGGCTTTTTTGGGGATTGGTGCGGTGCCCAATTAAAAGAAAGTGGTCAACTCGACCATATTGATGCAGTAGTACCAGTTCCTTTACATCCCAAAAAATTAAAAAAACGCGGCTACAATCAAGTAGCCTTATTTGCGCATACAATTGCGGAAAATTTAGGTGCTGAGTATTGTGATGATTGGTTGATAAAAGTGAAAAACATAAAAACCCAGACCAAAAAAGGCCGACAAAGTCGCTGGGAAAGCTCTAAAGATGCCTTTGATCTCAATGCATCATACAGCGGAAAATTTAAGCATGTGCTTTTGGTGGACGATGTTATTACTACCGGGGCAACCATTGAGTCGTGTACACAAACACTTCTCCAACAAAAAAACATAGAGGTTTCCGTATTGAGTATGGCCATGGTGCCAGAGGGTTAA
- a CDS encoding Ig-like domain-containing protein, whose protein sequence is MGLLFFAFMALAMWQCAKRGSPSGGPKDITPPKLIRSEPENFTTNFKATKIRLYFDELIKLEDVQDQLVVSPPFKNPATITPMGAPSKYIEVVIKDTLRENTTYTINFGQSIVDNNEGNPNSFLSYVFSTGDYLDSLSLSGAVKDAVNRKADEFISVMLYEMDSAYTDSTIYKEPPLYITNTGDSVPFFELRNLKGGKYALFGLKDVNKNNMFDQGQDKIGFLADTITIPTDSIYLLNLFREQPNYKPSVPSLMANNKVIFGYQGDYRDMVIETLTPIPDSVKSTILKERNRDTLNYWFTPTDLDSIIFTVRNDKVQIIDTFTVKMRDLPMDSMKLSTSVSGKFNFEDTFSILANTPIATLDTNRVSLKVSDSIPASYSYVLDSLNNKIDFDFEVEPNQKYTFSFLPGAITDFFGVQNDTLAYNLSTGSFADYGNLRMILGGDVTYPVIVQLTNEKGEVQREIVAAESQFFEFNYLNPGNYVARVILDKNGNGKLDTGSFLKKRQPEEISYYPGVIEIRANWEKEETFILSN, encoded by the coding sequence TTGGGACTTCTTTTTTTTGCCTTTATGGCCCTTGCTATGTGGCAATGTGCCAAACGAGGTTCCCCAAGCGGTGGTCCAAAGGATATTACACCCCCAAAACTGATACGTAGCGAACCTGAAAACTTCACCACTAATTTTAAGGCAACAAAAATACGGCTCTATTTTGATGAGCTGATCAAGCTTGAGGATGTGCAGGACCAGTTAGTGGTTTCCCCGCCGTTTAAGAACCCGGCCACCATAACTCCAATGGGGGCTCCAAGCAAGTATATTGAGGTTGTTATAAAAGATACGCTTAGAGAAAACACTACCTACACCATAAATTTTGGACAAAGTATTGTAGACAACAATGAGGGGAATCCCAATAGCTTTTTAAGCTACGTGTTCTCTACTGGAGATTATTTGGACTCCCTATCGTTATCCGGTGCCGTAAAAGATGCCGTTAACAGAAAAGCGGACGAGTTTATTAGTGTGATGCTTTACGAAATGGACAGTGCCTATACTGATTCCACCATTTACAAAGAGCCTCCGTTGTACATTACAAACACTGGCGATAGCGTTCCCTTTTTTGAATTGAGGAACCTAAAAGGTGGAAAATATGCCTTGTTTGGCTTAAAGGATGTGAACAAGAACAACATGTTCGATCAAGGGCAAGATAAAATTGGTTTTTTAGCCGACACGATTACAATTCCAACGGATTCCATTTACTTATTGAATCTATTTAGGGAACAGCCAAATTATAAGCCTTCGGTACCCAGTTTGATGGCCAACAACAAAGTTATATTCGGGTATCAAGGGGATTACAGGGATATGGTCATTGAAACTTTGACCCCGATACCCGATTCCGTAAAGAGCACTATTTTGAAGGAACGGAACAGGGATACCTTGAATTATTGGTTTACCCCGACCGATTTGGATTCCATTATATTCACGGTTAGGAATGACAAAGTCCAGATTATTGACACTTTTACAGTAAAAATGCGGGACCTTCCCATGGACTCCATGAAGCTGTCTACCTCCGTTAGCGGAAAATTTAATTTTGAGGATACCTTCAGTATTTTGGCCAATACGCCTATTGCAACATTGGACACCAACCGTGTTTCGTTAAAAGTAAGCGATTCCATTCCCGCATCGTACTCTTATGTGTTGGACAGTTTGAACAACAAAATTGATTTTGATTTTGAGGTGGAGCCGAATCAGAAATATACTTTTTCGTTTTTGCCTGGGGCTATTACCGATTTCTTTGGAGTTCAGAACGATACGTTGGCCTACAATTTATCTACAGGCAGTTTTGCAGATTATGGCAATCTAAGAATGATTTTAGGAGGCGATGTTACCTATCCTGTGATTGTGCAACTGACCAACGAAAAAGGAGAAGTGCAGCGAGAGATTGTTGCTGCCGAGTCACAATTCTTCGAATTCAACTATTTGAATCCGGGCAACTATGTAGCCCGCGTTATATTGGATAAAAATGGAAATGGCAAGTTGGATACTGGTAGCTTTCTCAAAAAAAGACAGCCCGAAGAAATAAGCTACTATCCCGGCGTTATCGAGATCAGGGCCAACTGGGAGAAGGAAGAAACCTTTATCCTATCAAATTAA
- a CDS encoding amidohydrolase, with protein sequence MPTTLNIALIQSNLYWEDPVKNRKMFEEKIDTIPGHVDLIVLPEMFTTGFTMKPQNIAQSEADATVEWMRRMAQQYNVAMVGSIIFQENGKFFNRLYFVSPEGAPEIYNKKHTFTLAGEDKVYEAGKEKLIFEYKGFRICPMICYDLRFPVWSRNTEDYDVLIYVANWPKKRVNAWDTLLKARAIENMAYCIGVNRIGTDGVDFEYTGHSAVYDVLGEPLAYSEAEEILYATLDNENIEKTRKKLRFLEDRDSFNLIG encoded by the coding sequence ATGCCCACAACTTTGAACATTGCCTTAATTCAGTCCAATTTATACTGGGAAGATCCGGTAAAAAACAGGAAAATGTTCGAGGAAAAGATTGATACCATTCCCGGTCATGTGGATTTGATTGTACTGCCCGAGATGTTCACGACAGGTTTTACCATGAAACCGCAAAATATTGCCCAATCAGAAGCCGATGCCACAGTAGAATGGATGAGACGAATGGCCCAACAATATAATGTGGCCATGGTTGGGAGCATTATTTTTCAAGAAAACGGCAAATTTTTTAACCGCTTGTATTTTGTTTCGCCTGAGGGTGCTCCAGAGATCTACAATAAAAAACACACCTTTACACTAGCTGGTGAGGATAAAGTATATGAGGCAGGAAAAGAAAAACTGATTTTCGAATACAAAGGATTTAGAATCTGTCCCATGATTTGTTACGATTTACGGTTTCCTGTTTGGTCCAGAAATACTGAGGATTACGATGTGTTGATTTATGTGGCCAATTGGCCCAAGAAAAGAGTTAATGCTTGGGACACATTGCTAAAAGCAAGAGCTATTGAAAACATGGCCTATTGTATTGGTGTTAACCGTATAGGAACGGATGGAGTGGACTTTGAATACACTGGACATTCCGCTGTGTATGACGTGCTCGGGGAGCCTTTGGCCTATTCTGAAGCAGAAGAGATACTATATGCCACATTGGATAATGAAAACATAGAAAAAACAAGAAAAAAATTAAGGTTTTTAGAAGATCGGGATAGTTTTAATTTGATAGGATAA
- a CDS encoding DUF3124 domain-containing protein — MKNIVLFVFLLLIFSCTEKNKKEVSSIDPVNWSNRTAHISEQDSLVNGISYLSVYSEIYSETEHRTHNLTSTISMRNTNLRDTIYIHKAEYFDTKGNPIRTYFDEPIYIKPMETVEIVIDEKDKSGGTGANFLFQWSIKPTSHEPYFEGVMISTSGQQGLSFTTEGRRVE, encoded by the coding sequence ATGAAGAATATTGTCCTATTTGTTTTTTTACTTCTGATTTTTTCCTGTACCGAAAAAAACAAGAAAGAAGTTAGTTCCATCGATCCTGTAAACTGGAGCAATCGCACGGCCCATATCTCCGAACAAGATTCCTTGGTGAATGGCATTTCGTATCTCTCCGTGTATTCCGAGATTTATAGTGAAACCGAACACCGTACCCACAACCTTACCAGTACCATAAGTATGCGCAATACCAACCTGAGAGATACCATCTACATCCATAAAGCCGAGTATTTTGATACCAAGGGCAATCCCATCAGAACTTATTTTGATGAGCCCATCTACATAAAGCCCATGGAAACCGTTGAAATTGTGATTGATGAAAAGGATAAATCAGGCGGAACAGGTGCCAACTTTCTTTTTCAATGGTCCATAAAACCCACTTCCCACGAACCTTATTTTGAAGGGGTCATGATTTCCACCTCGGGACAGCAAGGTTTATCTTTTACCACCGAAGGTAGAAGAGTGGAATAA
- a CDS encoding formate--tetrahydrofolate ligase produces MNDLQIAKGVSLKHISTIAEKFGIDPEHIEMFGKYKAKLPLKAINRDKAKNSNLILVSAISPTPAGEGKTTMSIGLSEGLNRLGKKSTVVLREPSLGPVFGIKGGATGGGYSQVLPMEDINLHFTGDFAAIEKAHNLLSAIIDNNIQSKTNSLRLDPRTIGWKRVMDMNDRSLRHVIVGLGGTTSGVPRETGFDITAASEIMAILCLAESLSNLKERLGNIFVGYTFDKKPIYAKDLKAEGAMAALLKDAIKPNLVQTIEGNPAIIHGGPFANIAQGTNSVLATLMGMSHSDYTVTEAGFGFDLGAEKFFDIKCQSAGLKPKAVVLTTTIRALKYHGGADLKSLTEPNVEALKRGLPNLEKHLENIAKFKVIPVIAINKFISDTDEEIGAIKAFAASKGVRVAVANVWEKGGEGAEDLAKSVIEIVASDASKFQPLYDWKSSVKDKIATIATEIYGAEYVDYTVKAKADLRKIADLGLDQLPVCIAKTQKSLSDNPKLLGRPKDFIITVREIEIAVGAGFLIPITGNIMRMPGLPAHPSSEGIDINDDGEITGLF; encoded by the coding sequence ATGAACGATTTACAAATCGCCAAAGGTGTTTCTTTGAAACACATATCCACCATTGCAGAAAAATTTGGAATCGACCCGGAACACATTGAAATGTTCGGGAAATACAAGGCCAAACTTCCTCTTAAGGCCATTAACCGAGACAAAGCCAAAAACAGTAATTTAATTTTGGTATCGGCCATTTCCCCAACCCCAGCTGGCGAGGGAAAAACTACCATGTCCATAGGCCTTTCCGAAGGATTGAACCGTTTGGGCAAAAAATCAACCGTGGTATTGCGGGAACCATCGCTAGGCCCAGTTTTTGGAATCAAGGGAGGTGCTACAGGAGGCGGCTATTCCCAAGTATTGCCCATGGAGGACATCAACCTGCACTTTACGGGCGATTTTGCCGCCATTGAAAAGGCGCACAACCTCTTATCGGCCATTATTGACAACAATATTCAGAGTAAGACCAATTCTTTACGATTGGACCCGAGAACCATTGGTTGGAAACGGGTAATGGATATGAACGACCGTTCCCTGCGTCACGTGATTGTTGGGCTCGGCGGTACAACCTCGGGCGTACCAAGGGAAACAGGTTTTGATATTACTGCCGCTTCTGAGATTATGGCCATTCTCTGTTTAGCAGAAAGTCTTAGCAACCTAAAAGAGCGATTGGGAAATATTTTTGTGGGGTATACTTTTGATAAAAAGCCTATCTACGCCAAAGATTTAAAAGCGGAAGGTGCCATGGCCGCCTTGTTGAAGGATGCCATTAAACCTAATTTGGTACAAACCATTGAAGGCAACCCAGCCATTATTCACGGAGGGCCTTTTGCCAATATAGCCCAGGGAACCAACTCTGTACTCGCTACTTTGATGGGAATGTCTCATTCTGATTACACCGTTACGGAAGCAGGATTTGGATTTGACTTAGGGGCTGAAAAATTCTTCGACATCAAATGCCAAAGCGCTGGTTTAAAGCCCAAGGCCGTTGTGCTTACCACAACTATTCGTGCCTTAAAATACCATGGTGGCGCAGATTTAAAATCGTTGACCGAACCCAATGTTGAAGCTTTGAAAAGAGGCTTGCCGAATTTGGAAAAGCATTTGGAAAACATCGCTAAATTCAAAGTGATTCCCGTGATTGCCATCAATAAATTTATCTCAGATACCGATGAAGAGATTGGGGCAATCAAAGCATTTGCGGCATCTAAAGGTGTTCGAGTAGCCGTTGCCAATGTTTGGGAGAAGGGCGGTGAAGGTGCAGAAGATTTGGCTAAATCCGTAATTGAGATTGTAGCATCCGATGCATCCAAGTTCCAACCTCTTTACGATTGGAAATCCAGCGTAAAAGACAAAATAGCCACTATTGCCACCGAAATTTATGGTGCGGAATACGTGGATTACACCGTGAAGGCCAAAGCTGACCTGAGAAAAATCGCAGACCTTGGTTTAGATCAATTGCCCGTTTGCATTGCCAAGACCCAAAAGTCACTATCGGACAATCCTAAATTATTGGGCAGGCCTAAAGATTTTATCATCACCGTGCGAGAGATTGAAATTGCTGTTGGGGCAGGTTTCCTTATTCCGATAACGGGCAACATTATGCGTATGCCCGGATTACCAGCACATCCATCATCCGAAGGTATCGACATTAACGATGACGGAGAAATTACAGGCCTCTTCTAA
- the katG gene encoding catalase/peroxidase HPI yields MSKELANGADEGACPFLNGEIKQVAGSGTQNEDWWPNRLKLELLSQHSEKSNPLGEKFNYAEAFKKLDYAALKKDLLKVMTDSQDWWPADFGSYAGLFIRMAWHSAGTYRSGDGRGGGGRGQQRFAPLNSWPDNVSLDKARRLLWPIKQKYGQKISWADLMILAGNVALESTGFRTFGFAGGREDVWEPDQDVYWGSESEWLALSDTPNSRYSHNKEERDLEDPLGAVQMGLIYVNPEGPDGNPDPVAAAHDIRETFKRMAMDDEETVALIAGGHTIGKTHGNGDAELVGADPESEDLALQGLGWVNKNGSGKAGDAFTSGLEVTWTSTPVRWSNDFFQFLFKYEWELTKSPAGAHQWVAKDAEAIIPDAFGGPNRKPTMLTTDLSLRFDPAYEKISRKFLDDPQAFAEAYARAWFKLTHRDMGPRSRYLGPEVPKEELDWQDPIPAVDYTLVDAPDVKALKAKVLDSGLSISDLVYTAWSSASTFRGGDKRGGANGARINLEPMNGWEVNKDTGKVIKSLQAITNEFNSSASGGKKISLADMIVLAGTAAVEKAASDAGVPTEVSFAPGRNDARQDQTDVEATNYLEPKYDGFRNYVKQGVKVPAEHLLVDKAQLLTLSAPEMTALVGGLRVLGANFDGSKHGVLTDKVGVLSNDFFVNLLDMATEWKAANDEKSLYEGRDRETGDLKWTGTRVDLVFGSNSILRALAEVYASKDGKEKFVKDFVAAWAKVMNLDRFDLD; encoded by the coding sequence ATGAGTAAAGAATTGGCAAATGGTGCAGATGAGGGCGCTTGTCCTTTTTTGAACGGAGAAATAAAACAAGTGGCCGGGAGCGGTACACAAAATGAAGATTGGTGGCCCAACCGTCTTAAGTTGGAACTTTTAAGCCAGCATTCAGAAAAATCTAACCCGCTGGGAGAGAAATTCAACTACGCCGAAGCGTTCAAAAAACTTGACTACGCAGCACTTAAAAAAGACCTTTTGAAGGTTATGACCGATTCGCAAGACTGGTGGCCTGCCGATTTTGGCAGTTATGCCGGTTTGTTCATTCGTATGGCATGGCACAGTGCCGGTACGTATCGTTCTGGAGACGGTCGTGGCGGGGGTGGTCGTGGTCAACAACGTTTTGCTCCACTTAACTCATGGCCGGACAACGTGAGCTTGGACAAAGCCCGTCGCCTGTTGTGGCCCATCAAACAAAAATACGGCCAGAAAATATCTTGGGCAGACCTTATGATATTGGCCGGAAACGTAGCCTTGGAATCAACCGGGTTCCGCACTTTTGGTTTTGCCGGTGGTCGTGAGGACGTTTGGGAGCCAGACCAAGATGTATATTGGGGAAGCGAAAGCGAATGGTTGGCCTTAAGTGATACGCCCAACAGCCGCTATTCGCACAACAAAGAAGAACGCGATTTGGAAGACCCTTTGGGAGCTGTACAAATGGGGCTCATCTACGTAAACCCTGAAGGACCTGACGGAAATCCTGATCCCGTAGCTGCTGCTCACGACATTCGAGAGACTTTTAAGCGCATGGCTATGGACGACGAAGAAACCGTAGCCCTTATTGCTGGGGGACATACTATCGGTAAAACCCACGGTAATGGCGATGCCGAATTGGTGGGAGCCGACCCCGAATCAGAAGATTTGGCATTGCAAGGATTGGGATGGGTCAATAAAAATGGTTCAGGAAAGGCTGGTGACGCCTTTACTTCTGGACTTGAGGTGACTTGGACCTCCACACCGGTACGTTGGAGCAACGATTTTTTCCAATTCTTGTTTAAATACGAGTGGGAATTGACCAAAAGCCCCGCAGGGGCACACCAATGGGTGGCCAAAGATGCCGAAGCCATCATCCCCGATGCTTTTGGCGGTCCCAACAGAAAACCAACCATGTTGACCACCGACTTGTCGTTGCGTTTTGACCCGGCCTACGAAAAGATTTCACGCAAGTTCTTGGATGACCCACAAGCTTTTGCCGAAGCTTACGCCCGTGCTTGGTTTAAGTTGACACACCGTGATATGGGGCCACGTTCCCGCTACCTTGGGCCCGAAGTGCCAAAAGAAGAATTGGATTGGCAAGACCCCATTCCAGCGGTTGATTACACCTTGGTTGATGCCCCCGATGTAAAAGCCTTGAAAGCAAAAGTATTGGATTCCGGTCTTTCAATTTCCGATTTGGTTTACACCGCTTGGTCGTCTGCGTCCACCTTCCGTGGTGGCGATAAGCGTGGTGGTGCCAATGGTGCACGTATCAACTTGGAACCCATGAACGGTTGGGAGGTGAACAAAGACACCGGAAAAGTTATAAAATCACTTCAAGCCATTACGAACGAATTCAACAGCAGTGCCAGTGGTGGCAAGAAAATTTCTTTGGCTGATATGATTGTCTTGGCCGGTACTGCCGCAGTTGAAAAAGCTGCTAGCGATGCCGGTGTTCCAACCGAAGTGTCTTTTGCACCAGGGCGTAACGATGCCCGCCAAGATCAAACCGATGTTGAGGCCACTAATTATTTGGAACCTAAATACGACGGTTTCCGTAACTATGTGAAACAAGGCGTAAAAGTGCCAGCGGAGCATTTGTTGGTGGATAAGGCCCAATTGTTGACCCTTTCCGCACCCGAGATGACCGCTCTTGTAGGTGGTTTGCGTGTGCTGGGTGCCAACTTTGATGGCTCAAAGCACGGTGTGCTTACCGATAAAGTAGGGGTTTTGAGCAACGATTTCTTCGTAAACTTGCTCGATATGGCCACTGAATGGAAAGCTGCCAACGATGAAAAATCGTTGTATGAAGGCCGTGACCGTGAGACTGGTGATCTAAAATGGACCGGTACTCGTGTGGACTTGGTATTTGGTTCCAATTCCATTTTGCGTGCCTTGGCCGAAGTTTATGCTTCTAAAGACGGCAAAGAGAAATTTGTGAAAGATTTTGTAGCCGCTTGGGCCAAAGTAATGAACCTAGATCGTTTCGATTTGGATTAG
- a CDS encoding ankyrin repeat domain-containing protein — protein sequence MNNKEELFNQIRNGNLEAVQNLIRKKPNFLETKDQRGSTPLILAAYYGYEDIVDFLLDKGAQVDALDGSGNTALMGVCFKGFTDIAEKLIKAGANISQINAMGATCLIYAVTFNRKSIAELLLKHGANASVKDAKGKTVMDFVLEQGNSAMEEILKKY from the coding sequence ATGAACAACAAGGAAGAACTCTTTAACCAAATTCGAAACGGTAATTTAGAAGCCGTACAAAACCTGATACGGAAGAAGCCTAATTTTTTGGAAACTAAGGACCAAAGAGGCTCAACGCCACTTATATTGGCAGCTTATTATGGATACGAGGATATAGTGGATTTTTTGTTGGACAAAGGTGCCCAAGTGGATGCTTTGGACGGTTCTGGAAATACTGCTCTTATGGGGGTATGTTTCAAAGGGTTTACAGACATTGCCGAAAAATTAATAAAAGCCGGAGCCAATATTAGCCAAATAAATGCCATGGGGGCAACTTGCCTTATTTATGCCGTAACATTTAACCGTAAAAGTATAGCAGAACTTCTTCTAAAGCATGGTGCAAATGCCTCCGTAAAAGACGCCAAGGGGAAAACAGTTATGGATTTTGTTTTGGAACAAGGAAATAGCGCAATGGAAGAAATTTTAAAAAAATATTAG
- a CDS encoding glycine--tRNA ligase: MANQEDIFKKVISHAKEYGYVFQSSEIYDGLSAVYDYGQNGAELKKNIREYWWKAMVQLNENIVGIDAAIFMHPTTWKASGHVDAFNDPLIDNKDSKKRYRADVLIEDHVAKIEAKIEKEVKKAAKRFGDSFDKEQFLATNQRVVDYQAKADSILKRMGKSLENEDLADIKALIEELEIACPLSGSKNWTDVKQFNLMFGTKLGASADSAMDLYLRPETAQGIFVNFLNVQKTGRMKIPFGIAQTGKAFRNEIVARQFIFRMREFEQMEMQFFIKPGTQMEWYEAWKEKRMKWHLSLGMGEDNYRFHDHEKLAHYADAASDIEFRFPFGFKELEGIHSRTDFDLGKHEEYSGKKLQYFDHEENKSYTPYVLETSIGLDRMFLAVFSNSLQEEELENGSTRTVLKIPAVLAPNKVAVLPLLKRDGLPEVAQKLVDELKWDFNVDYDEKDAVGRRYRRQDAAGTPFCVTVDHQTLEDDTVTIRHRDTMDQKRVKLSEVKDIISKEVDMRYWLQKI, encoded by the coding sequence ATGGCAAATCAGGAAGACATTTTTAAGAAGGTTATCTCCCACGCAAAGGAATACGGGTATGTATTTCAATCCAGTGAGATTTATGATGGACTTAGTGCAGTTTACGACTATGGTCAAAATGGCGCCGAGCTAAAGAAAAACATTCGCGAATATTGGTGGAAAGCCATGGTGCAGCTCAATGAGAACATTGTGGGCATCGATGCGGCGATATTTATGCACCCCACCACATGGAAGGCCTCTGGCCACGTGGATGCCTTTAACGACCCTCTAATAGATAACAAGGATTCCAAAAAAAGATACCGCGCCGATGTTTTGATCGAGGATCATGTGGCCAAGATCGAGGCCAAGATCGAGAAAGAGGTGAAAAAAGCAGCCAAAAGATTTGGCGATAGCTTTGACAAGGAACAATTCCTTGCTACCAACCAGCGTGTGGTGGATTATCAGGCAAAGGCTGATTCCATTTTAAAACGTATGGGCAAATCCCTCGAAAATGAGGATTTGGCCGATATAAAAGCCTTGATCGAGGAATTGGAGATTGCATGTCCGCTTTCAGGATCTAAAAATTGGACCGATGTGAAGCAGTTCAACCTAATGTTCGGAACCAAATTGGGAGCATCTGCCGATAGCGCCATGGACCTGTACCTTCGTCCAGAAACTGCACAAGGGATATTTGTCAACTTTTTGAACGTCCAAAAAACAGGAAGGATGAAAATTCCTTTTGGGATTGCCCAGACAGGTAAAGCCTTCCGTAACGAAATCGTGGCCCGTCAGTTTATCTTCCGAATGCGGGAGTTTGAACAGATGGAAATGCAATTCTTTATAAAACCGGGCACTCAAATGGAATGGTACGAAGCGTGGAAGGAAAAACGTATGAAGTGGCACCTTTCTTTGGGAATGGGAGAGGACAACTATCGTTTCCATGATCATGAAAAATTGGCGCACTATGCCGATGCAGCTTCGGATATCGAGTTTAGGTTCCCGTTTGGGTTCAAAGAATTGGAAGGAATCCATTCCCGTACCGATTTTGACTTGGGCAAGCATGAGGAATACTCGGGCAAGAAACTTCAATATTTTGACCATGAGGAGAACAAAAGCTACACCCCTTATGTGTTGGAAACTTCCATAGGACTTGATCGTATGTTCCTGGCCGTGTTCTCCAATTCATTACAAGAGGAGGAGCTCGAAAATGGTTCTACACGTACCGTACTTAAGATTCCGGCTGTGCTCGCACCCAACAAAGTGGCCGTTTTGCCATTGTTGAAGAGGGACGGACTGCCAGAAGTTGCCCAAAAATTGGTGGATGAGCTAAAATGGGATTTCAATGTGGATTATGATGAAAAAGATGCCGTAGGGCGTCGTTACCGTCGTCAAGATGCGGCAGGAACGCCTTTCTGCGTTACGGTGGACCATCAAACATTGGAAGACGATACAGTTACCATTAGACACAGGGATACCATGGATCAAAAACGCGTAAAGCTTTCAGAGGTGAAAGATATCATCTCCAAAGAAGTGGACATGCGCTACTGGTTACAAAAAATCTAA